A genome region from Setaria italica strain Yugu1 chromosome III, Setaria_italica_v2.0, whole genome shotgun sequence includes the following:
- the LOC101753782 gene encoding probable inactive purple acid phosphatase 1, producing MRLLLWAAAAWLAVCAAAHPGRGAGGEQPLSMIAVEMTVHAVDDAARVKASPLVLGLTGENSEWVDVEFFHPNPSDDDWIGVFSPANFSAAICEPENKRQYPPVLCTAPIKYQLANFKNDGYSKTGKGSLKLQLINQREDFSFALFSGGLLAPKLIAVSNKVAFVNPKAPVYPRLAQGKSWNEMTVTWTSGYDITEAVPFVEWGEKGGRRFLAPAGTLTFDKNSMCGAPARTVGWRHPGYIHTSYLKDLWPDSLYTYRLGHRLMNGTRIWSKSYSFKASPYPGQDSLQRVVIFGDMGKAEADGSNEYNNYQPGSLNTTYQIIRDLENIDMVVHIGDISYANGYLSQWDQFTAQVEPIASTVPYMIGSGNHERDWPGTGSFYGNLDSGGECGVPAQTMFYTPAENRAKFWYATDYGMFRFCIAHTEEDWRPGTEQYKFIEQCLSSVDRQKQPWLIFLAHRVLGYSSCAYYGLEGTFEEPMGREGLQELWQKYKVDLAFYGHVHNYERTCPVYQSQCIVNASDHYSGPFQATTHVVVGGGGASLTEFTTSKVQWSHFTDFDHGFVKLTAFNHSSLLFEYKKSRDGNVYDHFTISRDYRDILACSVDSCPRTTLAS from the exons ATGAGGCTTCTGCTGTGGGCGGCCGCCGCGTGGCTGGCCGTCTGCGCCGCGGCGCACCCCGGCAGAGGTGCCGGCGGGGAGCAGCCGCTGTCGATGATCGCGGTGGAGATGACGGTCCACGCCGTCGACGACGCGGCGCGCGTCAAGGCGTCCCCTTTGGTTCTTGGCCTGACG GGTGAGAACAGTGAGTGGGTGGATGTGGAGTTCTTCCATCCGAACCCATCTGACGACGATTGGATCGGTGTGTTCTCTCCTGCGAATTTCAG TGCTGCAATCTGTGAGCCTGAGAACAAGAGGCAGTATCCCCCAGTCTTATGCACTGCGCCTATTAAG TACCAACTTGCAAACTTCAAAAATGATGGGTACAGTAAGACTGGAAAGGGATCTTTGAAGCTTCAGTTGATCAACCAGAGGGAAGATTTCTCATTCGCGCTTTTTTCTGGAGGCCTCTTGGCG CCCAAGCTGATTGCTGTCTCCAACAAAGTGGCATTTGTGAATCCAAAGGCACCAGTGTACCCGCGTTTGGCGCAAGGGAAGTCTTGGAATGAA ATGACAGTCACTTGGACAAGTGGCTACGACATTACAGAAGCAGTTCCTTTTGTTGAATGGGGTGAGAAAGGAGGACGCCGGTTTCTTGCGCCAGCTGGTACATTAACTTTTGACAAAAATAGCATGTGTG GTGCACCGGCACGAACTGTTGGTTGGCGCCATCCTGGCTACATTCATACTAGCTACCTGAAGGATCTGTGGCCAGACTCACT GTACACCTACAGGCTTGGCCATAGGCTAATGAACGGTACCCGTATCTGGAGCAAGTCATACAGCTTTAAAGCATCGCCTTACCCTGGACAAGATTCTTTGCAACGAGTTGTCATATTTGGGGACATGGGAAAG GCAGAAGCAGATGGTTCCAACGAGTACAACAACTACCAACCAGGATCACTGAACACTACTTACCAAATTATCAGAGACTTGGAAAACATTGACATGGTGGTCCACATTGGGGATATTTCCTACGCGAATGGGTATTTGTCACAGTGGGATCAGTTCACCGCACAGGTCGAGCCAATTGCTTCGACGGTTCCATACATGATTGGAAG TGGTAATCATGAACGGGATTGGCCTGGAACTGGATCATTCTATGGGAACCTCGACTCTGGTGGAGAATGCGGTGTTCCTGCTCAAACCATGTTCTACACTCCTGCTGAGAACCGTGCAAAATTCTG GTACGCGACGGATTACGGCATGTTCAGGTTCTGCATTGCTCACACAGAAGAGGACTGGAGGCCGGGGACCGAGCAGTACAAGTTCATCGAGCAATGCCTGTCGTCTGTCGACAGGCAGAAGCAGCCATGGCTCATCTTCCTTGCGCACCGTGTTCTCGGGTACTCCTCCTGCGCCTACTATGGATTGGAAGGCACGTTCGAGGAACCAATGGGGCGGGAAGGCTTGCAGGAGCTCTGGCAGAAGTACAAGGTCGATCTCGCCTTCTATGGCCACGTCCACAACTATGAAAGGACATGCCCAGTCTACCAG AGCCAATGCATCGTCAACGCATCGGACCACTACAGCGGCCCGTTCCAGGCGACGACGCACGTggtcgtcggcggcggaggagccagCCTCACGGAGTTCACAACCTCGAAGGTCCAATGGAGCCACTTCACCGACTTCGACCATGGCTTCGTCAAGCTCACGGCCTTCAACCATTCGTCCCTGCTGTTCGAGTACAAGAAGAGCCGCGACGGCAACGTGTACGACCATTTCACGATCTCGCGCGATTACAGGGACATCCTCGCTTGCTCCGTCGACAGCTGCCCCAGGACTACACTGGCTTCCTGA